A window of Streptomyces broussonetiae genomic DNA:
CGGCGGCCCTCGTCGCCGACGGCGTGCCGGTGGCCGCAGCACAGGAGACGTTCACTTTCGAGGGCCGTACGAGCGTGCTCGGCGTCACCGACAAACTGCTGGGCCCGACACCGCACTTCGTCGAGCTGGGCCACACCTTCCCGTCGGCGCTGGCCGACGAGGCCACGGCGGCCGCGGAGCTTGCCGTGGCGGCACTGGACGCCCCCGGCTTCGACTTCGGCCCGGCGCACGTGGAGGCCAAGCTGACCCCGCGCGGCCCGGTGCTGATCGAGGTCAACGCGCACACGGGCGGGGACTTCATCCCTGATCTGGTCCATCACGCCACGGGGGTGGAACTGCTGCGCCAGTCGGTCGTCGCGCACAGCGGCGGACGCCCCGATCTGACGCCGACCCGGGCCGAGGGCGCCGCGATCCGGTTCATCGCCGGGCGGTCGGGGACGGTGACCGGCGTACCCGACCCGGGCGTCCTGGCCAACTTCCCCTCGGTCGTCGCCTTCCGGACGAAGGCCGAGGCCGGCCGGCGGACCGTCTGGCCGTCCCACAGCCACGAGCGGCTGGGCCATGTGATGACCCGCGCGGCGAGCCCGGCCCGGGCCGCGGTGCAGGCGGATGCGGCACTGGCCCACCTCGCGCCGGTCTACGAGGAGTGACGCCCCGGAACTCGAACTGAGGGTGGCGGTCGATCAGTTCCCCACCGGTGCCTGCCCTCACCCGGCGGGGACGGCACGGCGCGCCGTCCGCGCCGGTCCCGCACCAGGCAGGCAGGAACGACTGCGCATCATGCGCCTGCGCCTGCCC
This region includes:
- a CDS encoding ATP-grasp domain-containing protein, producing the protein MADLVLGISAYYHDSAAALVADGVPVAAAQETFTFEGRTSVLGVTDKLLGPTPHFVELGHTFPSALADEATAAAELAVAALDAPGFDFGPAHVEAKLTPRGPVLIEVNAHTGGDFIPDLVHHATGVELLRQSVVAHSGGRPDLTPTRAEGAAIRFIAGRSGTVTGVPDPGVLANFPSVVAFRTKAEAGRRTVWPSHSHERLGHVMTRAASPARAAVQADAALAHLAPVYEE